One region of Streptomyces rishiriensis genomic DNA includes:
- the yicI gene encoding alpha-xylosidase → MKFTDGYWLLREGITAAHPAEVLDVVESDGALEIHAPTRPIRSRGDLMTGPVMTITVHTPMPDVVGLTLTHFTGERPREPSFGLTEAGPAPQLSHDDAYATLTSGALCVKVARTGPWRVEFLAHGRTLTSSGPKGMGILRDAATGGHYLREQLDLGVGTAVYGLGERFGPLVRNGQVVDVWNADGGTATEQAYKNVPFYLTDAGYGVFVDHPGKVSFEVGSEAVSRVQFSAETQELTYYVIHGPTPKDILRKYTALTGRPALPPAWSFGLWLSTSFTTSYDEETVTSFIEGMRERELPLSVFHFDCFWMREFHWCDFRWDPRVFPDPEGMLTRLKAKGLHVSVWINPYIAQRSPLFAEGRALGHLLRRPDGSVWQWDLWQPGMALVDFTSPAARDWYAAKLEALLAQGVDCFKTDFGERVPLDVAWSDGSDPERMHNYYTYLYNRTVFDVLRKHRGEGEAVVFARSATTGNQQFPVHWGGDCEATYESMAESLRGGLSLGLSGFGFWSHDIGGFEGTPTPALFKRWLAFGLLSSHSRLHGSSSYRVPWLFDEESVDVARHFTRLKLRLMPYLYEAARVAHEQGTPVMRAMVLEFPADPGCAHLERQYMLGPDLLVAPVFSDAGDVTYYVPEGTWTHYLTGRTVTGPRWVREHHGFLSVPLLVRPGAVLPVGAHADRPDYPHADGVTLRTYGLQRGAQVTVRVGDVTFTVVREGDTLRASASDPSAPWALAAGDRAARAAPGTGFLTLETPDDGGPV, encoded by the coding sequence ATGAAGTTCACCGACGGTTACTGGCTGCTGCGCGAGGGCATCACGGCCGCCCACCCGGCCGAGGTCCTCGACGTCGTCGAGTCGGACGGCGCCCTGGAGATCCACGCACCGACCCGCCCCATCCGCAGCCGCGGCGACCTGATGACGGGACCGGTCATGACGATCACCGTCCACACGCCGATGCCCGACGTCGTCGGCCTCACCCTCACCCACTTCACGGGCGAACGGCCCCGCGAGCCGTCCTTCGGCCTCACCGAGGCGGGGCCCGCCCCGCAGCTCTCGCACGACGACGCGTACGCGACCCTGACCTCCGGCGCGCTCTGCGTGAAGGTCGCCCGCACCGGCCCCTGGCGCGTCGAGTTCCTCGCCCACGGCCGGACGCTCACCTCCAGCGGCCCCAAGGGCATGGGGATCCTGCGGGACGCGGCCACCGGCGGCCACTACCTGCGGGAACAGCTCGACCTGGGCGTGGGGACCGCCGTCTACGGCCTCGGCGAACGCTTCGGACCGCTGGTCAGGAACGGCCAGGTCGTCGACGTCTGGAACGCCGACGGCGGCACGGCGACCGAGCAGGCCTACAAGAACGTGCCCTTCTACCTCACGGACGCCGGCTACGGCGTCTTCGTCGACCACCCGGGCAAGGTCTCCTTCGAGGTCGGCTCGGAGGCGGTGTCGAGGGTCCAGTTCAGCGCCGAGACCCAGGAGCTGACGTACTACGTCATCCACGGCCCCACCCCGAAGGACATCCTCCGCAAGTACACCGCCCTCACCGGCCGCCCCGCCCTCCCGCCCGCCTGGTCGTTCGGCCTGTGGCTGTCGACGTCGTTCACCACCTCCTACGACGAGGAGACGGTGACCTCCTTCATCGAGGGCATGCGCGAGCGCGAACTCCCTTTGTCCGTCTTCCACTTCGACTGCTTCTGGATGCGGGAGTTCCACTGGTGCGACTTCCGCTGGGACCCACGGGTCTTCCCCGATCCGGAGGGCATGCTGACCCGGCTGAAGGCCAAGGGCCTGCACGTCAGCGTGTGGATCAACCCGTACATCGCGCAGCGCTCACCGCTCTTCGCGGAGGGCCGGGCGCTCGGCCATCTGCTGAGGCGGCCGGACGGGAGCGTCTGGCAGTGGGACCTGTGGCAGCCCGGCATGGCCCTCGTCGACTTCACCAGCCCCGCCGCCCGGGACTGGTACGCGGCGAAGCTGGAGGCGCTGCTCGCCCAGGGCGTCGACTGCTTCAAGACCGACTTCGGCGAGCGGGTCCCCCTCGACGTGGCCTGGTCCGACGGCTCGGACCCGGAGCGCATGCACAACTACTACACGTACCTCTACAACCGCACCGTCTTCGACGTGCTGCGCAAGCACCGGGGCGAGGGGGAGGCGGTCGTCTTCGCGCGGTCGGCGACCACCGGCAACCAGCAGTTCCCGGTGCACTGGGGCGGCGACTGCGAGGCGACGTACGAGTCGATGGCGGAGTCGCTGCGCGGCGGGCTGTCCCTCGGCCTGTCCGGGTTCGGCTTCTGGAGCCACGACATCGGCGGCTTCGAGGGAACACCGACACCGGCGCTGTTCAAGCGCTGGCTGGCCTTCGGCCTGCTGTCCTCGCACAGCAGGCTGCACGGCAGCTCCTCGTACCGGGTGCCCTGGCTGTTCGACGAGGAGTCGGTGGACGTGGCCCGGCACTTCACCCGGCTGAAGCTGCGGCTCATGCCCTACCTGTACGAGGCCGCCCGCGTCGCCCACGAGCAGGGCACCCCGGTGATGCGGGCGATGGTGCTGGAGTTCCCGGCGGATCCCGGCTGCGCGCACCTGGAACGGCAGTACATGCTCGGGCCCGACCTGCTGGTGGCGCCCGTGTTCAGTGACGCGGGCGACGTGACGTACTACGTCCCCGAGGGCACCTGGACCCACTACCTCACCGGGCGGACGGTGACCGGGCCGCGCTGGGTGCGCGAACACCACGGGTTCCTCAGCGTGCCGTTGCTGGTGCGGCCGGGCGCGGTGCTCCCGGTCGGCGCCCACGCGGACCGGCCGGACTACCCGCACGCCGACGGGGTCACCCTGCGCACGTACGGCCTGCAGCGCGGCGCCCAGGTGACGGTCCGGGTCGGGGACGTGACCTTCACCGTCGTACGGGAGGGAGACACCCTGCGGGCGTCCGCGAGCGACCCCTCGGCGCCGTGGGCGCTGGCGGCCGGGGACCGGGCCGCACGGGCGGCGCCGGGCACCGGGTTCCTGACCCTGGAGACCCCGGACGACGGGGGGCCCGTCTGA
- the ftsX gene encoding permease-like cell division protein FtsX, whose protein sequence is MRAQFVLSEIGVGLRRNLTMTFAVVVSVALSLALFGGSLLMSDQVSTMKGYWYDKVNVSVFLCNKSDAESDPNCAKGAVTADQKKQIKTDLDKMGVVEKVTYESQDDAYKHYKEQFGDSPLASSLTPDQMQESYRIKLKDPEKYQVIATAFDGRDGVQSVQDQKGILDNLFGLLNGMNWAARAVMALMLVVALMLIVNTVRVSAFSRRRETGIMRLVGASGFYIQAPFIAEAAVAGLIGGTVACGFLVIARYFIIDNGLALSEKLNLINFIGWDAVLTKLPLILATSLLMPALAAFFALRKYLKV, encoded by the coding sequence ATGCGCGCCCAGTTCGTACTGTCGGAGATCGGCGTCGGTCTCCGCCGCAACCTGACGATGACCTTCGCGGTCGTCGTCTCCGTCGCCCTGTCCCTGGCGCTCTTCGGCGGGTCGCTCCTGATGAGCGACCAGGTCAGCACCATGAAGGGCTACTGGTACGACAAGGTCAACGTCTCGGTGTTCCTCTGCAACAAGAGCGACGCCGAGTCCGACCCGAACTGCGCCAAGGGCGCGGTCACCGCGGACCAGAAGAAGCAGATCAAGACCGACCTCGACAAGATGGGGGTCGTCGAGAAGGTGACGTACGAGTCGCAGGACGACGCGTACAAGCACTACAAGGAGCAGTTCGGCGACTCCCCGCTCGCCAGCTCCCTCACGCCGGACCAGATGCAGGAGTCGTACCGCATCAAGCTGAAGGACCCGGAGAAGTACCAGGTCATCGCGACCGCCTTCGACGGGCGGGACGGCGTGCAGTCCGTGCAGGACCAGAAGGGCATCCTGGACAACCTGTTCGGGCTCCTCAACGGCATGAACTGGGCGGCGCGGGCGGTCATGGCGCTGATGCTCGTCGTGGCGCTGATGCTGATCGTCAACACCGTGCGCGTCTCGGCCTTCAGCCGGCGGCGTGAGACGGGGATCATGCGACTGGTCGGCGCCTCCGGGTTCTACATCCAGGCGCCGTTCATCGCCGAGGCCGCGGTCGCCGGGCTGATCGGCGGCACGGTCGCCTGCGGATTCCTGGTGATCGCCCGGTACTTCATCATCGACAACGGCCTGGCCCTGTCCGAGAAGCTGAATCTGATCAACTTCATCGGCTGGGACGCCGTGCTGACGAAGCTTCCGCTCATCCTCGCCACGAGCCTGCTGATGCCCGCGTTGGCCGCGTTCTTCGCGCTGCGCAAGTACCTGAAGGTGTGA
- a CDS encoding LacI family DNA-binding transcriptional regulator, giving the protein MAKITDVARHAGVSPSTVSYALSGKRPISEETRRRVEEAARALGYRPHAGARALASSRSNVLALVVPLRAGIHVPVVMQFAVSVVTAARRHDHDVLLLTQEEGEEGLRRVADTALVDALILMDVQLHDPRLPLLRSLDRPSVMIGFPLEADGLTCIDLDFRAAGERCVEHLAQLGHRVVGLVGSPPEVYVRGTAFAQRVVQGFTAAADRAGLASAVHPCEATPAAARRVAEQLLREQPALTGVVVHNEAVLEPLVDAFEQLGLRVPGDLSVTAICPDELAAGLRVPVTSIALPSAEVGERAVELLMRKLAGESVPEATLLPPAMTRRASTAPRTVSPR; this is encoded by the coding sequence ATGGCGAAGATCACCGATGTGGCACGGCACGCCGGGGTCTCCCCCAGCACCGTGTCGTACGCGCTGAGCGGCAAACGCCCGATCTCGGAGGAGACCCGGCGGCGCGTCGAGGAGGCCGCCCGCGCGCTGGGCTACCGCCCGCACGCCGGCGCCCGGGCGCTGGCCAGCAGCCGCTCGAACGTGCTGGCGCTCGTGGTGCCGCTGCGGGCGGGCATCCATGTCCCGGTCGTCATGCAGTTCGCGGTGTCGGTGGTGACGGCTGCCCGCCGCCACGACCACGACGTGCTGCTGCTGACCCAGGAGGAGGGCGAGGAGGGGCTGCGCAGGGTCGCGGACACGGCCCTGGTCGACGCGCTGATCCTGATGGACGTCCAACTCCACGACCCGAGGCTGCCGTTGCTGCGCTCCTTGGACCGGCCGTCCGTGATGATCGGCTTCCCGCTCGAGGCCGACGGGCTGACGTGCATCGACCTCGACTTCCGGGCGGCGGGCGAGCGGTGCGTCGAGCATCTGGCGCAGCTGGGGCACCGCGTGGTCGGACTGGTCGGGTCGCCGCCGGAGGTGTACGTGCGCGGGACGGCGTTCGCGCAGCGCGTGGTCCAGGGGTTCACCGCGGCCGCCGACCGGGCGGGACTCGCCTCCGCCGTCCACCCCTGCGAGGCGACCCCGGCCGCGGCCCGCCGGGTGGCGGAGCAGCTCCTGCGCGAGCAACCCGCGCTGACCGGAGTGGTCGTCCACAACGAGGCGGTCCTGGAGCCCCTCGTCGACGCGTTCGAGCAGCTGGGGCTGCGGGTCCCCGGCGACCTGTCGGTCACGGCGATCTGTCCGGACGAGCTGGCCGCGGGGCTCCGGGTGCCCGTCACCTCCATCGCGCTGCCGTCGGCGGAGGTGGGCGAGCGGGCGGTGGAGCTGCTGATGCGCAAGCTCGCCGGCGAGAGCGTGCCCGAGGCGACCCTGCTGCCGCCGGCGATGACCCGGCGGGCGAGCACGGCGCCGCGGACGGTCAGTCCGCGCTGA
- the ftsE gene encoding cell division ATP-binding protein FtsE: MIRFDNVSKVYPKQTRPALRDVSLEVEKGEFVFLVGSSGSGKSTFLRLVLREERTSHGQVHVLGKDLARLSNWKVPQMRRQLGTVFQDFRLLPNKTVAENVAFAQEVIGKSKGEIRKSVPQVLDLVGLGGKEDRMPGELSGGEQQRVAIARAFVNRPKLLIADEPTGNLDPQTSVGIMKLLDRINRTGTTVLMATHDQNIVDQMRKRVIELEQGRLVRDQARGVYGYQH, from the coding sequence GTGATCCGATTCGACAACGTCTCCAAGGTCTACCCCAAGCAGACCCGCCCCGCACTCAGGGATGTCTCCCTCGAGGTGGAGAAGGGCGAGTTCGTGTTCCTCGTGGGATCCTCCGGATCCGGCAAGTCCACCTTCCTGCGGCTCGTCCTGCGCGAGGAGCGCACGAGCCACGGTCAGGTGCACGTCCTGGGCAAGGACCTCGCGCGCCTCTCCAACTGGAAGGTGCCGCAGATGCGCCGCCAGCTGGGGACGGTCTTCCAGGACTTCCGGCTGCTGCCGAACAAGACGGTGGCGGAGAACGTCGCCTTCGCGCAGGAGGTCATCGGCAAGTCGAAGGGCGAGATCCGCAAGTCCGTGCCGCAGGTGCTCGACCTCGTCGGGCTCGGCGGCAAGGAGGACCGGATGCCCGGTGAGCTGTCCGGCGGTGAGCAGCAGCGCGTCGCCATCGCGCGCGCCTTCGTGAACCGGCCCAAGCTGCTGATCGCGGACGAGCCCACCGGCAACCTCGACCCGCAGACCTCCGTCGGCATCATGAAGCTGCTCGACCGGATCAACCGGACGGGCACGACCGTGCTGATGGCCACGCACGACCAGAACATCGTGGACCAGATGCGCAAGCGCGTCATCGAGCTGGAGCAGGGCCGCCTCGTCCGCGACCAGGCGCGCGGCGTCTACGGCTACCAGCACTGA
- a CDS encoding S41 family peptidase, with amino-acid sequence MSGRDLFCQPRRFGRGAALTLLFASVLVAGAATGSLPGDPAQGGRRASGGAPSPAPVGRSGDVTRAAEEAAADGKSPMEAAERAVSRSGDRWAAVYSEGEYEEFEASLDGRYTGVGLEARGDRDGRIEVTKVQPGSPAGAAGVRAGDRLRSVDGRSVEGLPVTDVVSLLRGDATGATAGSAVRLGLERGTRAWTETLRRALLSTDSVTVHRLSDRTTVITVAAFTKGVGDSVRSAVRKAPAGAGIVLDLRGNSGGLVTEAVSTASAFLDGGLVATYDVDGDQRALHAEGGGDTTSPLVALVDGGTMSAAELLTGALQDRGRAVVVGSRTFGKGSVQMPSRLPDGSVAELTVGHYRTPSGHGVDGRGITPDLEADDGALERAETVLSGLGDVS; translated from the coding sequence ATGTCAGGCCGTGACCTGTTCTGTCAGCCCCGCCGTTTCGGCCGCGGGGCCGCCCTGACCTTGCTGTTCGCGAGCGTGCTCGTCGCCGGTGCCGCCACCGGATCCCTGCCGGGTGACCCCGCGCAGGGCGGGCGGCGCGCCTCGGGCGGCGCCCCCTCCCCGGCCCCCGTCGGCCGCTCCGGGGACGTGACGCGGGCCGCCGAGGAGGCCGCCGCGGACGGCAAGTCCCCGATGGAGGCCGCCGAGCGCGCCGTCAGCCGCAGCGGGGACCGCTGGGCGGCCGTCTACTCCGAGGGCGAGTACGAGGAGTTCGAGGCGTCCCTCGACGGCCGGTACACCGGGGTCGGCCTGGAGGCGCGAGGCGACCGGGACGGCCGGATCGAGGTGACCAAGGTGCAGCCGGGATCGCCCGCGGGCGCCGCCGGGGTCCGCGCCGGCGACCGGCTGCGCAGCGTCGACGGACGGTCCGTGGAAGGCCTCCCGGTGACCGACGTCGTCTCCTTACTGCGCGGTGACGCCACGGGCGCGACCGCGGGCAGCGCCGTCCGTCTCGGCCTGGAGCGCGGCACGCGCGCGTGGACCGAGACCCTGCGCAGGGCGCTCCTGTCCACGGACTCCGTCACCGTCCACCGGCTCTCCGACCGCACCACCGTCATCACCGTCGCCGCGTTCACCAAGGGGGTCGGTGACAGCGTGCGCAGCGCCGTCCGCAAGGCCCCGGCCGGTGCCGGGATCGTCCTCGATCTGCGCGGCAACTCCGGCGGCCTGGTCACCGAGGCCGTCTCCACCGCCTCCGCCTTCCTCGACGGCGGTCTCGTCGCCACCTACGACGTCGACGGCGACCAGCGCGCCCTGCACGCCGAGGGCGGCGGCGACACCACCAGTCCTCTGGTCGCGCTCGTCGACGGCGGCACGATGAGCGCCGCCGAGCTGCTCACCGGCGCTCTTCAGGACCGGGGCCGCGCGGTCGTCGTGGGCTCCCGCACCTTCGGCAAGGGCTCGGTGCAGATGCCGAGCCGGCTGCCCGACGGCTCGGTCGCCGAGCTGACCGTCGGGCACTACCGCACCCCCTCCGGCCACGGTGTCGACGGCCGGGGCATCACCCCCGACCTGGAGGCGGACGACGGGGCGCTGGAGCGGGCCGAGACCGTGCTCAGCGGCCTCGGGGACGTGTCCTGA
- the smpB gene encoding SsrA-binding protein SmpB produces the protein MYVPKESQPKQGGVAPSGKVKDGKRKIVAQNKKARHDYAIIDVYEAGLVLTGTEVKSLREGRASLTDGFVQIEGNEAWLHAAHIPEYFQGSWTNHSARRKRKLLLHREEIDKLSVKSEETGHTIVPLAIYFKDGRAKAEIALARGKKEYDKRQTLREQQDRRETDRAIAAVKRKQRHA, from the coding sequence ATGTACGTACCGAAGGAGTCCCAGCCGAAGCAGGGCGGGGTGGCCCCGTCCGGCAAGGTCAAGGACGGCAAGCGCAAGATCGTCGCGCAGAACAAGAAGGCCCGGCACGACTACGCGATCATCGACGTCTACGAGGCGGGTCTCGTCCTCACCGGCACCGAGGTGAAGTCGCTGCGCGAGGGCCGGGCCTCGCTGACCGACGGCTTCGTCCAGATCGAGGGGAACGAGGCGTGGCTGCACGCCGCGCACATCCCCGAGTACTTCCAGGGCAGCTGGACCAACCACTCCGCGCGCCGCAAGCGCAAGCTGCTGCTGCACCGCGAGGAGATCGACAAGCTGTCGGTGAAGTCCGAGGAGACGGGTCACACGATCGTGCCCCTCGCCATCTACTTCAAGGACGGCAGGGCGAAGGCCGAGATCGCGCTGGCGCGCGGCAAGAAGGAGTACGACAAGCGGCAGACCCTGCGCGAGCAGCAGGACCGCCGGGAGACGGACCGGGCGATCGCGGCGGTCAAGCGGAAGCAGCGGCACGCGTAG
- the prfB gene encoding peptide chain release factor 2 yields MAVVDVSEELKSLSSTMESIEAVLDLDKLRADIAVLEEQAAAPSLWDNPDEAQKITSKLSHLQAEVRKADALRSRIDDLAVLFEMAQEEDDPDTLAEAETELTSVKKALDEMEVRTLLSGEYDSREALVNIRAEAGGVDAADFAEKLQRMYLRWAEQKGYKTEIYETSYAEEAGIKSTTFAVQVPYAYGTLSVEQGTHRLVRISPFDNQGRRQTSFAGVEILPVVEQTDHIEIDESELRVDVYRSSGPGGQGVNTTDSAVRLTHLPTGIVVSCQNERSQIQNKASAMNVLQAKLLERRRQEEQAAMDALKGDGGNSWGNQMRSYVLHPYQMVKDLRTDYEVGNPEAVFNGEIEGFLEAGIRWRKQQEK; encoded by the coding sequence GTGGCAGTCGTCGATGTATCCGAAGAGCTCAAGTCCCTCTCCTCGACCATGGAGTCGATCGAGGCCGTTCTGGACCTCGACAAGCTGAGGGCAGACATCGCCGTGCTCGAGGAGCAGGCGGCCGCGCCGTCCCTGTGGGACAACCCGGACGAGGCGCAGAAGATCACCAGCAAGCTGTCCCACCTCCAGGCCGAGGTCAGGAAGGCTGACGCGCTGCGCAGCCGGATCGACGATCTCGCCGTGCTGTTCGAGATGGCCCAGGAGGAGGACGACCCGGACACCCTCGCCGAGGCCGAGACGGAGCTCACCTCCGTCAAGAAGGCGCTGGACGAGATGGAGGTCCGTACCCTGCTCAGCGGTGAGTACGACTCCCGAGAGGCGCTCGTGAACATCCGCGCCGAGGCCGGTGGCGTCGACGCCGCCGACTTCGCGGAGAAGCTCCAGCGGATGTACCTGCGGTGGGCGGAGCAGAAGGGCTACAAGACCGAGATCTACGAGACGTCGTACGCCGAAGAGGCCGGCATCAAGTCGACCACCTTCGCCGTGCAGGTCCCGTACGCGTACGGCACCCTCTCCGTGGAGCAGGGCACCCACCGGCTCGTGCGGATCTCCCCCTTCGACAACCAGGGGCGCCGGCAGACCTCGTTCGCGGGCGTCGAGATCCTTCCCGTGGTCGAGCAGACCGACCACATCGAGATCGACGAGTCCGAGCTGCGGGTGGACGTGTACCGGTCCTCCGGGCCCGGCGGCCAGGGCGTGAACACCACCGACTCCGCGGTGCGCCTGACCCACCTCCCCACCGGCATCGTCGTCTCCTGCCAGAACGAGCGCTCGCAGATCCAGAACAAGGCGAGCGCGATGAACGTGCTCCAGGCCAAGCTGCTCGAGCGGCGCCGCCAGGAGGAGCAGGCCGCGATGGACGCCCTCAAGGGCGACGGCGGCAACTCCTGGGGCAACCAGATGCGTTCGTACGTCCTGCACCCGTACCAGATGGTCAAGGACCTGCGCACCGACTACGAGGTCGGTAACCCCGAGGCCGTGTTCAACGGTGAGATCGAGGGGTTCCTGGAAGCCGGAATTCGCTGGCGCAAGCAGCAAGAGAAGTAA